Proteins encoded within one genomic window of Brassica rapa cultivar Chiifu-401-42 chromosome A09, CAAS_Brap_v3.01, whole genome shotgun sequence:
- the LOC103846588 gene encoding thioredoxin M2, chloroplastic — translation MAAAFTCTSLPPLSLRSETKAAASSSLSARRLFAVSPESGGLRIRLSQSPSSLTSIQPRVTRLRRGVVVCEAQETTTDLVSIVNDSTWDSLVLKADGPVLVDFWAPWCGPCKMIDPLVNELAQQYTGKVKFYKLNTDDSPSTPSQYNVRSIPTIMIFVDGEKKDAIIGAVPKSTLTSSIDKFLQ, via the exons ATGGCTGCTGCTTTCACCTGCACCTCTCTCCCTCCGCTTTCTCTCCGTTCAGAGACGAAAGCCGCAGCATCCTCCTCACTCTCAGCTCGCCGTCTCTTCGCCGTCTCGCCGGAATCAGGAGGATTGAGAATCCGTCTTTCTCAGTCGCCGTCCTCGTTGACCTCGATTCAACCTAGGGTTACTCGATTACGAAGAGGCGTCGTCGTCTGCGAAGCTCAGGAAACCACTACTGACT TAGTTTCAATAGTGAACGACTCGACGTGGGATTCTCTAGTTCTCAAGGCAGACGGCCCTGTACTTGTCGACTTCTGGGCACCATGGTGTGGACCTTGCAAAATGATTGACCCGCTCGTGAATGAGCTAGCACAACAGTACACCGGGAAGGTCAAGTTCTACAAACTAAACACCGACGACTCTCCTTCAACCCCAAGCCAGTACAATGTTAGAAGCATCCCAACGATCATGATCTTTGTCGATGGCGAGAAGAAGGACGCAATCATAGGTGCAGTGCCCAAATCCACACTCACATCTAGCATTGACAAGTTCTTGCAATGA
- the LOC103846578 gene encoding CASP-like protein 1C1, with product MAKLTKRIGALVLRLAAFGAALAALIVMVTSRERASFFAVSLEAKYTDMAAFKYFVIANAVVSVYSFLVLFLPKESLLWKFVVVLDLVMTMLLTSSISAALAVAQVGKKGNANAGWLPICGQVPKFCDQVTGALIAGFVALVLYVLLLLYSLHSVVDPFLLQKS from the exons ATGGCGAAGTTGACAAAGAGAATAGGTGCGCTTGTGCTGCGGTTAGCGGCCTTTGGGGCGGCTCTCGCTGCTTTGATAGTTATGGTCACTAGCCGCGAGAGAGCTTCCTTCTTTGCCGTCTCTCTTGAAGCTAAGTACACCGATATGGCCGCCTTTAA GTATTTTGTGATCGCGAACGCTGTCGTGAGTGTTTACAGCTTTctagttctgtttcttcctaAGGAGAGTTTACTGTGGAAGTTCGTCGTCGTCTTGGATTTG GTGATGACAATGCTACTAACGTCAAGCATATCAGCGGCGTTAGCGGTGGCGCAAGTAGGAAAGAAAGGAAACGCAAACGCAGGTTGGCTTCCAATTTGCGGCCAAGTTCCAAAGTTTTGCGATCAGGTCACCGGAGCTCTCATTGCCGGCTTCGTCGCACTCGTCCTCTACGTCTTGTTACTCTTATACTCTCTTCACTCCGTCGTCGATCCTTTTCTTCTCCAGAAATCTTga
- the LOC103846566 gene encoding callose synthase 12, whose translation MSLRHRTVPSQPGRPPAAGAIEDEPYNIIPVNNLLADHPSLRYPEVRAAAAALKTVGDLRRPTYVQWRPHYDLLDWLALFFGFQKDNVRNQREHLVLHLANAQMRLSPPPDNIDSLDPAVVRRFRRKLLGNYSSWCSYLGRKSNIWISDRTPDSRRELLYVGLYLLVWGEAANLRFMPECICYIFHNMASELNKILEDCLDESTGQPYSPKITGENSFLNGVVKPIYDTIRAEINESKNGTEPHCKWRNYDDINEYFWTDRCFSKLKWPIDLGSSFFKNSRGSGVGKTGFVERRTFFYLYRSFDRLWVMLALFLQAAIIVAWEEKPGGGSVTSQLWNALKSTDVQVRLLTVFLTWSGMRLLQAVLDAGSQRSLISRETKRLFFRMLMKVVAATVWIIAFIVLYTNIWKQRKQDRQWSRAANDKIYQFLYAVVAFLVPEILALALFIVPWIRNFLEETNWKIFFALTWWFQGKSFVGRGLREGLVDNIKYSTFWIFVLATKFTFSYFLQVKPMIKPSKLLWNLKEVDYEWHQFFGESNRFSVLLLWLPVVLIYLMDIQIWYAIYSSIVGAVVGLFDHLGEIRDMGQLRLRFQFFASAIQFNLMPEEQLLNARGFGNKLKDAIHRLKLRYGLGRPFKKLESNQVEANKFALIWNEIILAFREEDIVSDREVELLELPKNSWNVTVIRWPCFLLCNELLLALSQAKELVDAPDKWLWHKICKNEYRRCAVVEAYESIKHLLLSIIKIDTEEHKIVTIFFQMIEVSIQGEQFTKTFKVDLLPKIYETLQKLVGLLNDEKVDVGRVVNGLQSIYEIATRQFFIEKKTTEQLSTEGLTPHDPASKLLFQNAVRLPDASNEDFFRQVRRLHTILTSRDSMHSVPVNLEARRRIAFFSNSLFMNLPHAPQVEKMLAFSVMTPYYSEEVVYSKEQLRNETEDGISTLYYLQTIYADEWKNFKERMRREGIKTDVELWTTKLRELRLWASYRGQTLARTVRGMMYYYRALKMLAFLDSASEMDIREDAQELGSMRSSQGNRLDGVDDVNDGSSLSRATSSVSMLYKGHEHGTALMKFTYVVACQIYGSQKAKKEPQAEEILYLMKQNEALRIAYVDEVHAGRGETEYYSVLVKYDHTLEREVEIFRVKLPGPVKLGEGKPENQNHAMIFTRGDAVQTIDMNQDNYFEEALKMRNLLQEFRHYHGIRKPTILGVREHIFTGSVSSLAWFMSAQETSFVTLGQRVLANPLKVRMHYGHPDVFDRFWFLSRGGISKASRVINISEDIFAGFNCTLRGGNVTHHEYIQVGKGRDVGLNQISMFEAKVASGNGEQVLSRDVYRLGHRLDFFRMLSFFYTTVGFFFNTMMVILTVYAFLWGRVYLALSGVEKSALADSTDTNAALAVILNQQFIIQLGLFTALPMIVEWSLEEGFLLAIWNFIRMQIQLSSVFYTFSMGTRAHYFGRTILHGGAKYRATGRGFVVEHKSFTENYRLYARSHFVKAIELGLILIVYATHSPIAKDSLIYIAMTLTSWFLVISWILAPFVFNPSGFDWLKTVYDFEGFMNWIWYQGRISTKSEQSWEIWWYEEQDHLRTTGIPGRIVEIILDLRFFFFQYGIVYQLKIANGSTSILVYLLSWIYIFAVFVFFLVIQYARDKYSARNHIRYRLVQFLLIVFGTLVIVALLEFTHFSFVDIFTSLLAFVPTGWGILLIAQALRPALQKIGLIWNAVVSLARLYDILFGIVIMVPVAFMSWMPGFQSMQTRILFNEAFSRGLRIMQIVTGKKSKGDVEVEKRRS comes from the exons ATGAGCCTCCGCCACCGCACCGTCCCCTCTCAACCCGGACGGCCCCCGGCGGCGGGCGCAATCGAGGACGAGCCCTACAACATCATCCCCGTCAACAACCTCCTCGCCGACCACCCCTCCCTCCGCTACCCCGAGGTccgcgccgccgccgccgccctCAAAACCGTCGGCGACCTCCGCCGCCCCACCTACGTCCAATGGCGCCCCCACTACGACCTCCTCGACTGGCTCGCCCTCTTCTTCGGCTTCCAGAAGGACAACGTCCGCAACCAGCGCGAGCACCTCGTCCTCCACCTCGCCAACGCCCAGATGCGCCTCTCCCCGCCGCCGGACAACATCGATTCCCTCGATCCCGCCGTCGTCCGCCGCTTCCGCCGCAAGCTCCTCGGTAACTACTCCAGCTGGTGCTCCTACCTCGGGAGGAAGTCCAACATCTGGATCTCGGATCGGACCCCCGATTCGCGGCGGGAGCTTCTCTACGTCGGCCTCTACCTCCTCGTGTGGGGCGAGGCGGCGAATCTTAGGTTTATGCCTGAGTGTATCTGTTACATCTTCCACAATATGGCCTCGGAGCTTAACAAGATCTTAGAGGATTGCCTCGACGAGAGCACGGGGCAGCCGTATTCTCCTAAGATCACGGGGGAGAATAGTTTCCTAAACGGCGTCGTTAAGCCTATCTACGACACGATCAGAGCTGAGATTAATGAGAGCAAGAACGGGACGGAGCCGCATTGTAAGTGGAGGAACTACGATGATATTAATGAGTACTTCTGGACGGATAGGTGTTTTAGTAAATTGAAATGGCCGATTGATTTGGGGAGCAGTTTCTTCAAGAACAGCAGAGGTAGCGGAGTTGGGAAGACAGGTTTTGTGGAGAGGAGGACGTTTTTCTACCTCTACAGGAGCTTTGATAGGCTTTGGGTGATGCTTGCTTTGTTTCTTCAAGCTGCTATTATAGTTGCTTGGGAGGAGAAGCCGGGTGGAGGGTCGGTGACGAGTCAGCTCTGGAATGCGTTGAAGTCGACGGATGTTCAGGTGAGGCTTTTGACTGTTTTCTTGACGTGGAGTGGGATGAGGTTGTTGCAGGCTGTGCTGGACGCTGGCTCGCAACGGTCGCTTATTTCTAGAGAGACCAAACGGCTGTTTTTCAGAATGTTGATGAAGGTTGTGGCTGCTACGGTTTGGATAATAGCGTTTATTGTTCTCTACACGAACATCTGGAAGCAGAGGAAGCAAGATAGGCAGTGGTCCAGAGCCGCGAATGATAAGATCTATCAGTTCCTTTACGCTGTGGTGGCTTTCTTGGTCCCTGAGATCCTGGCTTTGGCTCTGTTTATAGTCCCGTGGATAAGGAACTTTCTGGAAGAGACCAATTGGAAGATATTCTTTGCTTTGACTTGGTGGTTCCAGGGGAAAAGCTTTGTGGGTCGAGGTTTGAGAGAGGGGTTGGTGGACAACATCAAGTACTCGACTTTCTGGATCTTTGTCCTCGCAACGAAGTTCACGTTCAGCTACTTCCTTCAGGTTAAGCCAATGATTAAACCCTCGAAGCTGCTATGGAATTTGAAGGAGGTGGATTATGAGTGGCATCAGTTCTTTGGCGAGAGCAATAGGTTTTCTGTCTTGTTATTGTGGCTGCCAGTGGTGTTGATATACCTGATGGATATCCAAATTTGGTACGCGATCTATTCTTCGATTGTCGGTGCTGTTGTTGGGCTGTTTGATCATCTGGGGGAGATCAGGGACATGGGACAGCTTAGGCTGAGGTTCCAGTTCTTTGCTAGCGCTATTCAGTTCAACCTAATGCCTGAGGAACAACTCCTGAATGCTAGAGGATTTGGTAACAAGCTTAAGGACGCCATTCATAG ATTGAAGCTGAGGTATGGATTGGGGCGGCCGTTTAAGAAACTCGAGTCCAATCAGGTTGAGGCTAACAAGTTTGCGCTGATCTGGAATGAGATAATCTTAGCTTTCAGAGAGGAGGATATAGTCTCTGATCGAGAAGTAGAGCTGCTGGAGCTGCCAAAGAATTCCTGGAATGTAACAGTTATCCGCTGGCCGTGTTTCCTGTTGTGCAATGAGCTTTTGCTTGCACTGAGCCAGGCGAAAGAGCTGGTTGACGCACCTGATAAATGGCTGTGGCACAAGATATGCAAGAATGAGTACAGGCGGTGTGCTGTGGTTGAGGCATATGAAAGCATCAAACATCTGTTGCTTTCAATCATCAAAATTGACACTGAAGAACATAAAATTGTTACAATTTTCTTTCAGATGATTGAGGTCTCTATTCAGGGTGAGCAGTTCACCAAGACCTTCAAAGTGGACCTTTTGCCAAAGATTTATGAGACACTACAGAAGTTGGTTGGTCTGTTGAATGATGAGAAAGTGGATGTTGGGCGAGTGGTGAATGGTCTGCAATCTATTTATGAGATTGCAACACGACAGTTCTTCATAGAAAAGAAGACGACTGAACAGCTATCTACTGAGGGGTTAACTCCTCATGATCCAGCCTCAAAGTTACTGTTTCAGAATGCTGTTAGGCTTCCCGATGCAAGCAATGAAGACTTCTTCCGGCAGGTTAGGCGGTTACACACAATTCTCACTTCTAGGGACTCTATGCACAGCGTCCCTGTGAATCTAGAGGCGAGACGGCGGATTGCCTTCTTCAGCAATTCGCTCTTCATGAACTTGCCTCATGCACCTCAGGTGGAGAAAATGTTGGCGTTCAGTGTTATGACTCCATACTACAGCGAGGAAGTTGTATACAGCAAAGAACAGCTCCGAAATGAGACTGAGGATGGAATTTCAACCTTGTATTACCTGCAGACGATTTATGCCGACGAATGGAAAAATTTTAAGGAACGGATGCGTAGGGAAGGTATAAAGACAGATGTTGAGTTGTGGACAACCAAGCTGAGAGAGCTCAGGCTTTGGGCTTCCTACAGAGGTCAGACTTTGGCACGTACAGTTCGAGGAATGATGTACTATTACAGGGCTCTTAAGATGCTTGCTTTTCTTGACTCTGCGTCTGAAATGGACATTCGGGAGGATGCTCAGGAGCTTGGTTCAATGAGGAGTTCGCAGGGAAATCGATTGGATGGGGTTGACGATGTAAATGACGGATCTTCTCTAAGCAGAGCAACTAGCTCTGTGAGCATGCTGTATAAAGGCCATGAGCATGGGACTGCATTGATGAAATTCACATATGTCGTGGCGTGCCAGATCTATGGGTCTCAAAAAGCGAAGAAGGAGCCTCAGGCAGAGGAAATTCTGTATCTTATGAAGCAAAACGAAGCCCTCCGTATTGCATATGTGGATGAGGTACATGCGGGCAGGGGAGAGACTGAGTATTACTCCGTTCTGGTGAAATACGATCATACGTTGGAGAGGGAAGTGGAGATATTCCGTGTGAAGCTACCTGGTCCGGTGAAGCTGGGTGAGGGAAAGCCAGAGAACCAGAATCATGCAATGATCTTTACCCGtggtgatgctgttcagaccaTAGATATGAACCAGGATAATTATTTTGAGGAGGCTCTCAAGATGAGAAATTTGCTCCAGGAGTTTAGGCATTATCATGGGATCAGAAAACCAACTATTCTTGGTGTCCGGGAGCACATCTTCACGGGATCTGTCTCGTCTCTGGCATGGTTCATGTCTGCTCAGGAGACTAGTTTCGTCACTCTTGGTCAGCGTGTTCTCGCCAATCCGCTGAAGGTCAGAATGCATTATGGTCATCCTGATGTTTTTGACAGATTCTGGTTCTTGAGTCGAGGTGGCATCAGCAAAGCTTCTAGAGTTATAAATATCAGTGAGGACATCTTCGCCGGGTTTAATTGCACATTGCGGGGCGGTAACGTCACCCACCACGAGTATATTCAG GTTGGGAAGGGTCGAGATGTTGGATTGAATCAAATATCAATGTTTGAGGCTAAGGTAGCCAGTGGGAATGGAGAGCAGGTTCTTAGCCGAGATGTGTACAGGCTGGGTCATAGGCTCGATTTCTTCAGAATGTTATCATTTTTCTACACAACGGTGGGGTTTTTCTTCAACACGATGATGGTCATTCTCACTGTCTACGCTTTCCTCTGGGGTCGGGTTTATCTTGCTCTGAGCGGTGTTGAGAAGTCCGCTCTAGCAGACAGCACAGACACCAACGCAGCGCTTGCTGTGATATTGAACCAGCAATTCATCATTCAGCTTGGTCTCTTCACAGCTCTGCCAATGATTGTGGAATGGTCTCTCGAGGAGGGTTTCCTTCTAGCGATATGGAATTTCATTCGGATGCAGATTCAGCTTTCATCTGTCTTCTACACATTCTCAATGGGGACCAGAGCTCACTATTTTGGCCGAACCATTCTCCATGGTGGAGCAAAGTACAGAGCCACTGGGCGTGGATTTGTTGTCGAGCACAAGAGCTTCACTGAGAATTACCGTCTATACGCACGCAGTCACTTTGTGAAGGCCATCGAGCTTGGGCTGATCCTCATAGTCTACGCTACGCACAGTCCCATCGCCAAAGACTCATTGATCTATATAGCTATGACTCTCACCAGCTGGTTCCTCGTGATTTCATGGATACTGGCCCCTTTTGTGTTCAACCCGTCAGGATTCGACTGGCTTAAGACGGTCTATGACTTCGAAGGCTTCATGAACTGGATCTGGTATCAAGGCAGAATCTCAACGAAGTCCGAACAGAGCTGGGAGATATGGTGGTATGAGGAACAGGACCACCTGAGAACCACCGGTATACCAGGAAGAATCGTGGAGATAATCTTGGACCTTCGGTTTTTCTTCTTCCAGTACGGGATTGTATACCAGCTCAAAATCGCAAACGGATCAACCAGCATTCTCGTCTACTTACTCTCATGGATATACATCTTCGCAGTGTTTGTGTTCTTCCTAGTAATCCAATACGCCCGTGACAAGTACTCAGCGAGAAACCACATACGGTACAGGCTCGTCCAGTTCCTCCTGATCGTGTTTGGTACACTGGTGATTGTTGCTCTCCTCGAGTTCACGCATTTCAGCTTCGTGGATATCTTCACGAGTCTTCTTGCGTTCGTCCCAACCGGCTGGGGAATCTTGCTGATCGCACAGGCTTTGAGGCCTGCGCTGCAGAAGATCGGGCTTATCTGGAACGCGGTTGTCTCCCTTGCTCGGTTGTATGACATACTGTTCGGGATAGTCATCATGGTTCCCGTAGCGTTCATGTCGTGGATGCCTGGGTTTCAATCGATGCAAACGAGGATCTTATTCAATGAAGCTTTTAGCAGAGGGCTTCGTATCATGCAGATTGTCACTGGGAAGAAATCAAAAGGCGATGTCGAAGTTGAAAAAAGAAG GTCTTGA
- the LOC103846606 gene encoding protein ACCELERATED CELL DEATH 6: MDEPSSLSLSQDYSKVSCISHLLLLVFLPFLETVDLFFFSHRSVFKQFRLDMDSSEAGLDRIESQMSTDVSHNQRNRRYFLMNLMNNGANRICSRGSPESRRACTQPPKGDKEFLTSLRLSDLYNLPGESVAMNSEILSAMRAGNIEFLEKMKRFETPMACFKNNKGDSILHLAASYGHLELVKGIVSACPSLLLEPNWEDRVPLHVAARAGHSAVVEALVASVTYFSAGLSKEERERLLNLYVLKDKDGDTPLHLALKDLHEKSERRTKNQSISHLVMHQRSIRCSSFQTRLMETAACLVNANQHVSFLSNKDGISPLYLAVLAGNVSLVNAMLNVQGKTSDLASQLEGRKSLVHAALKAKTTDVLDIILNEDPCLLNERDEDGRTCLSAGASVGFYKGVCKLLDRSTSSVFECNDDGSFPIHIAVEKGHVDVVKEILKRCPDSIEQLNKEGQNVLHIAAKSGKAVSFLMGYIKRLGTKNHLIKEQDVNGNTPLHLATINWRPRTTFAMTNPKILNIQNKDGLRPLDIAEINLQSDYVLRERMTLMVLLCVYKPRGVTWRPTSGMTLRSRSETLSGYGEKYKDRVNVLLLVAALVATITFAAGFTMPGGFNNSGMAVLVDDKTFSNFLVCDTLAMQCSVIAIVALIWAQLGDQELAHRAFHLALPSLFFALFFMSSAFIYGVNAAVQQNIVLDDKIHIISAIFCNVMLILLGPYVIPQVSGIPFVQDLTSLYLYVLLWFVSEDDDEKHHTSKCVKKESMGSSRVEQV; encoded by the exons ATGGACGAACCatctagtctctctctctctcaagattATAGCAAAGTCTCTTGCATTTCTCATCTCCTTCTACTTGTTTTCCTCCCTTTTCTTGAAACCGTTgacttgtttttcttttctcatcGGAGTGTTTTCAAACAATTTAGGCTTGACATGGATAGCTCAGAAGCTGGTCTAGATAGAATTGAGTCACAGATGTCAACGGATGTGTCTCATAACCAACGTAATCGAAGATACTTCCTCATGAACCTGATGAATAACGGTGCGAATAGAATCTGTTCACGAGGTTCCCCTGAAAGCAGAAGAGCATGCACGCAGCCACCTAAGGGAGACAAGGAGTTCTTAACCAGTCTCAGACTTTCTGATCTTTACAACCTCCCAGGTGAATCTGTGGCCATGAACTCAGAGATTCTCAGTGCAATGCGAGCCGGGAACATAGAGTTTTTGGAAAAGATGAAGAGGTTCGAAACTCCAATGGCATGCTTCAAGAACAACAAGGGAGATTCCATTCTTCACCTTGCTGCTTCTTACGGCCATCTTGAGCTAGTGAAAGGCATAGTCTCTGCATGCCCGTCTCTTCTATTGGAGCCAAACTGGGAGGATCGGGTTCCACTTCATGTGGCGGCTCGTGCTGGCCATTCAGCAGTAGTTGAGGCTCTTGTTGCATCAGTAACATATTTCTCAGCTGGACTATCTAAGGAAGAGAGGGAGAGGTTGTTGAACCTCTATGTTCTCAAGGACAAAGATGGAGATACTCCTCTCCACTTAGCGTTGAAAGACCTCCATGAAAAATCAGAG CGTCGTACCAAGAACCAATCCATATCTCACCTTGTTATGCATCAACGAAGCATCAGATGCAGTTCATTTCAAACAAGACTGATGGAGACAGCTGCTTGTCTAGTGAATGCAAACCAACATGTTTCGTTTCTTTCAAATAAGGATGGAATATCACCCTTGTATCTGGCAGTTTTAGCTGGTAATGTATCCCTTGTGAATGCAATGTTGAACGTCCAAGGGAAAACCTCTGACTTAGCCTCACAATTAGAAGGGAGAAAATCACTTGTTCATGCAGCTCTAAAGGCCAAGACTACAG ATGTTCTTGACATTATTCTCAATGAAGACCCATGCCTTCTCAACGAGCGAGATGAAGATGGAAGAACTTGTCTCTCGGCTGGAGCATCTGTAGGGTTTTATAAAGGCGTATGCAAGCTATTAGACCGGTCAACCTCAAGCGTCTTTGAATGCAACGATGATGGTTCCTTTCCCATCCATATAGCAGTGGAGAAAGGTCATGTGGACGTTGTTAAAGAGATTCTAAAACGTTGTCCAGACTCAATAGAGCAGCTTAACAAAGAAGGCCAGAACGTTCTTCACATTGCAGCAAAGAGTGGGAAAGCTGTATCATTTCTGATGGGTTATATCAAGAGACTTGGAACAAAGAACCATCTTATCAAGGAGCAAGATGTGAACGGGAACACACCTTTGCACCTAGCCACCATTAACTGGCGTCCTCGAACTACCTTTGCTATGACTAACCCCAAGATCTTGAATATACAGAACAAAGATGGCTTGAGACCTTTGGATATTGCAGAGATAAATCTGCAGTCTGACTACGTTTTGAGAGAG AGAATGACTTTGATGGTCTTGCTATGCGTTTACAAGCCAAGAGGTGTTACTTGGCGTCCAACCAGTGGGATGACTTTAAGAAGCAGATCAGAGACTCTAAGTGGTTATGGCGAAAAATACAAAGACCGTGTCAACGTACTTCTACTAGTGGCAGCTCTTGTAGCAACCATAACGTTTGCGGCAGGTTTTACAATGCCAGGTGGGTTTAACAACTCGGGCATGGCTGTTTTGGTCGATGACAAGACCTTCTCAAACTTTCTGGTATGTGACACCTTGGCAATGCAATGCTCCGTTATAGCAATAGTTGCTCTTATTTGGGCACAGTTGGGAGATCAAGAACTCGCGCACAGAGCTTTTCATCTGGCTTTGCCGTCACTCTTCTTTGCGTTATTCTTCATGTCTTCAGCATTCATTTACGGCGTCAATGCTGCAGTACAACAAAACATAGTGCTTGATGACAAGATACATATTATATCTGCGATCTTCTGTAATGTGATGCTTATCCTCCTTGGACCTTACGTTATCCCTCAGGTCTCTGGCATTCCTTTTGTTCAAGATTTAACCAGTCTTTATCTCTATGTTCTTTTGTGGTTTGTTAGTGAAGACGATGATGAGAAACATCACACGTCCAAGTGTGTGAAGAAAGAGTCCATGGGATCCTCAAGGGTGGAacaagtttaa
- the LOC103854085 gene encoding uncharacterized protein LOC103854085 yields the protein MVRSAKMDELGLPLRMFEAGSEPSGRKRVNNYFNLRWIDLIKNALEEEDLEMLNQSQFRRVLQMGSHTFSVMFLHYCLSRQLVTAKEFELWWIFVGKPIRYAIQDFAMVTGLNCGDGVGLAGEPPEKGIGRGKASGKGKSSMSIWDDLFRGEEKPTPGWIMDRLVRGKKYKDRLTRLRLSLLVLVEGILCPTCGTTNIRPEIVSMLGDLDAFLKYPWGRESFLLTVRSTKARSAVNYVKDTMALQGFTHAMVLVTVTACPSIIIKTGGADPLADSNLSSEEIIRRVVERKVVVNIVSAKSVDQLGQVSQRRCLFYTETFPFINLYHTISLTKTFPCFYLTRLLTYYFMPFNVLYLCCRHMSGL from the coding sequence ATGGTTCGCAGTGCCAAAATGGACGAATTAGGGCTTCCTCTGAGAATGTTTGAGGCGGGTTCCGAACCATCAGGGCGGAAACGGGTTAATAACTACTTCAACCTACGGTGGATTGACCTCATAAAGAATGCACTAGAGGAAGAGGACTTGGAAATGTTGAATCAGTCGCAGTTCCGGAGAGTTTTGCAGATGGGGTCGCATACTTTCTCAGTAATGTTCCTCCATTACTGCCTCTCACGCCAGTTGGTCACTGCAAAAGAGTTTGAACTTTGGTGGATCTTCGTTGGTAAGCCGATACGCTATGCCATACAAGACTTTGCTATGGTGACCGGACTAAACTGTGGCGACGGGGTTGGACTAGCTGGAGAACCCCCCGAGAAAGGTATCGGGCGAGGAAAGGCGTCCGGTAAAGGGAAATCGTCTATGTCAATATGGGATGATTTATTTCGTGGGGAGGAGAAGCCCACACCTGGATGGATCATGGACCGTCTTGTGAGGGGTAAAAAATACAAGGATCGGTTAACGCGTTTGCGGCTTTCGTTGTTGGTTTTGGTGGAAGGAATTCTGTGTCCAACATGTGGGACAACAAATATCAGACCCGAAATAGTGAGCATGCTTGGTGATCTTGACGCTTTCCTGAAGTATCCATGGGGCAGGGAGTCATTTTTACTGACGGTGAGAAGTACGAAAGCAAGATCTGCAGTAAATTATGTGAAGGATACAATGGCCCTTCAAGGGTTTACTCATGCGATGGTATTGGTGACTGTCACTGCATGTCCTTCTATCATTATTAAGACTGGCGGTGCGGATCCTCTAGCAGATTCCAACTTGTCCAGCGAAGAGATTATCAGGAGAGTTGTTGAAAGAAAGGTGGTAGTCAACATTGTCTCGGCCAAGTCGGTTGATCAACTGGGACAGGTTAGTCAGCGTCGTTGTCTATTTTATACAGAAACCTTTCCATTTATCAATTTATACCATACTATTTCGCTTACAAAAACATTCCCCTGTTTTTATTTGACCAGACTACTTACTTATTATTTCATGCCTTTCAATGTCCTGTATTTGTGTTGCAGGCATATGTCCGGTCTTTGA
- the LOC103846598 gene encoding E3 ubiquitin-protein ligase RMA1, which yields MAMDQSFEDAYGELYGEGAFSFNNNTKPDPITTSLPSEDTNNDSSFDCNICLDSVQEPVVTLCGHLFCWPCIHKWLHVQTDEHQRQHKQCPVCKSKVSHSTLVPLYGRGGDNSQEKDKTGDVPRRPVYKLEMANSSTDLRLSQRVHFDNRHGGYYPVSGVMSSNSLSYSPVMDPMMVMVGEMVATRLFGTRVMDRFTYPDTYNLAGTSGPRMRRQIMQADKSLGRISLFLICCVFLCLLLF from the coding sequence ATGGCAATGGACCAATCCTTTGAAGATGCTTATGGAGAACTCTATGGAGAAGGTGCATTTTCTTTCAACAACAACACCAAGCCTGACCCAATCACAACCTCTCTTCCTTCTGAAGATACCAATAACGATTCCAGCTTCGACTGCAACATTTGCCTAGACTCAGTTCAAGAACCCGTTGTTACTCTCTGCGGCCACCTCTTCTGCTGGCCCTGCATCCACAAATGGCTTCACGTACAGACCGATGAGCACCAGAGACAACATAAACAGTGTCCCGTTTGTAAATCCAAAGTCTCTCACTCTACGCTTGTTCCTTTGTATGGACGAGGGGGTGACAATAGCCAGGAGAAAGATAAAACCGGTGATGTGCCTAGGAGACCGGTTTACAAGCTCGAGATGGCGAATTCAAGTACTGATCTCCGGTTATCTCAACGGGTTCATTTCGATAACCGGCATGGTGGTTACTACCCTGTCTCAGGGGTGATGAGTTCCAACAGTTTGTCGTACTCTCCTGTTATGGATCCGATGATGGTGATGGTTGGAGAAATGGTAGCTACGAGGCTGTTTGGAACACGGGTGATGGATAGATTCACGTACCCGGACACTTACAATCTCGCGGGGACTAGCGGGCCGAGGATGAGGAGGCAGATCATGCAGGCTGATAAATCGCTGGGGAGGATCTCCCTCTTTTTAATATGTTGTGTGTTTCTGTGTCTTCTACTGTTTTAG